The Faecalibacterium sp. I3-3-89 sequence ACGATGCTGAATACGTTTGCCGGAGCGCAGCGCTGTGCGAACCGCCCTCCCTTGACCCCGGAAAGCCGCTTGCGGATGGTGTTCATCTCCACGATGTCGGCCCCGCTGGCAAGGAGCTGATGGGTGATGTCCTGCAATTCCCCGCCGGGGAGCAGCGGCTTTTCAAACAACGCGCTGCCGCCGCCCGAGAGCAGAAACAGTACCGTATCTTCTGCGGTCAGCCCCTGCACCAGCTCCAGCGCCTTTTCGGTGGCCGCAAAGCCGTTTTCGTCCGGGACGGGATGGCCTGCTTCATAACAGTCCACCCCGGAGATCTGGCCTTTGACGTGGCCATACTTGGTCACGACCACGCCGCCGTCCACCCGGCCCAGTGCTTCCACGGCGGCGCGGGCCATCTGCCATCCGGCCTTGCCCGCTGCCACCAGCAGCACCTTGCCGCCCTTGGGCTGAAAGGCTTTCAGTGCACGGCGGACGGCCTCGTCCGGCAGGACAGCGCTCAGGCTGGCCCCGATGATGGCGTCGGCATCCCTTCGCAGCGTTTCGTTCATCCTCATGTCCTCCATTTTTGCGGAGCCCCGCTCTTCCGGCGCAGGCCCTTTTGCTCTGATTATAGCACGGATCTGCCGGTCTGTGGGGAATTTTTTGCTCCTTCACCTTGCTCCAGAGGGCAGCGCCGCCAACTATCATATCGCGCTGGACAGCGGGGTCATCGGCATCGAAACGTGTGCCAAGATCATGGAAAGCCTTGTCTGAACGGTGCTTTCCGGGCCAATAACGTAAAATGCCGCCCACCTGCGTGACAACAGCGCAGGCGGGCGGCATTGTTTTTCCGGTCAGAGCTTATTTCAGCACTTTAGTTCCGGTCACAGGGTCGGGGATGCCCAGCAGGGCCAGAATAATGGCCATCCGGATATAAACGCCGTTGTGGACTTGGTCGAAGTAGGCGGCACGGGGGTCGCTGTCCACGTCCAGCTTGATCTCGTCGATGCGGGGCAGCGGGTGCAGCACCGGCATATCCGATGGGGCCAGCTCCAAGAGCTTGGCGTTCAGGGAGTAGCAGCCTTTCAACCGGAGGTAGTCCTCTTCGTTGAAAAAGCGCTCCTGCTGGATGCGGGTCATATAGAGCACGTCCAGATGCGGCAGCTCGGCTTCGAGGTCTGCCGTCTCCTTGTAGGTCTGATGGAGCGGCGTCAGGGTCTCGTCCTTGACGTACTGGGGGATGCGCAGCTCCTCCGGCGAGATGAACACGAAGCGATTCCCCTCGAACTGGCTGAGGGCTGCGGTCAGGGAGTGGACCGTCCGGCCAAATTTGAGGTCGCCGCAGAAGCCCACCGTCAGGTGATCCAGCCGCCCTTTGCGCTGGCGGATGGTCATCAGGTCGATCATGGTCTGGGAGGGGTGGGCGTGCCCGCCGTCGCCTGCATTGATGACAGGCACCCGTGCATACAGGGACGCCCGGAGCGGTGCGCCCTCTTTCGGGTGGCGCATGGCGATGACATCGGCATAATTGCTCACGACGCGGGCAGTATCTGCCACCGTCTCACCCTTGCTGGCACTGGACAGCTGTGCCCCGGCAAAGCCCAGCGTCTTGCCGCCCAGCCGCAGCATGGCCGACTCGAAGGAAAGCCGGGTGCGGGTGGACGGCTCGTAGAACAGCGTCGCCAGAATGCGCCCATCGCAGAGATGTGCATAGGGCGCGGGGTCTGCCTCCATCCGGTCTGCAAGGTCGAGAAGGGCCAGCTGTTCGTCCAGAGAAAAGCTGTTCGGCTCAATAAAGTGTCTCACAGCCATTCTCCTTTCAGCACAAACTTCTCGCGCTCCGCGCCCGTGGAGATGAACTGGATCGCATGGCCCAGCTGCTGTTCGAGGAACTCCACATAGCCCTTCGCTTCCTTGGGCAGGTCATCCCAGCTCTTGCAGCCGGAAATATCCCTGTTCCAGCCGGGCAGCATCGTGACCACCGGCTCCATCCGGTCGAGGTCGGACAGGGTATCGAAGCGGGGGACTTCCACACCATCCAGCCTGTAACCGGTGATGACCGGGATCTCCTTCATGCTGCTGAGGACATCCAGCTTGGTGAGGGCGATCTTATCCGCCCCCTGACAGGCCAGACCGTACCGACTGGCCACGCAGTCGAAGGGGCCGACCCGGCGGGGACGGCCTGTGGCCGCACCGTATTCCCCGCCTGCCTTGCGCAGCTTCTCGTTCCAGTCCTCGCCCATGGCGTTCTCAGCGGCAAAAGGACCGGCACCTACGCAGGTGGAATACGCTTTCAGCACGCCCACCACATGGTCGAGGCGGCAGTTGGGGATGCCGGCCCCCAGCGGTGCGTAAGCTGCCAGCGTGTTGGAGCTGGATGTAAACGGGAAGATACCGTAATCAATATCCCGCATCGCACCCAGCTGGGCTTCCAGCACGATGCGCTTGCCGCTGTCGTGAGCTTCCTGCAAAAAGGCCCCCACATCGCAGATGTACGGTGCAAACTGCTCCGCCTGTGCTCTGCACCAGCTCAGCAGCGCATCGTAGGACATCTTTTCCTGATGGTAGCAGCCCGCCAGCTCCATGTTCTTGGAGTCCAAAATCATGTGCAGACGGTTCTGGGTGCGCTCCTCGTCCAGATGGAGCAGGTCGCCCAAACGCAGGGTCTTTTTGCGGTATTTGTCGCTGTAAGCGTAGGCAATGCCGCGCCGGGTGGAGCCGAAGGCACTGCCCTTTTGGGCAAGGCGGTCTTCTTCCAGCCCGTCCTGCACCTTATGCCACGGCATGGAGATGGTAGCTTTGTCGGAGAGCTTCAGGTTCTTAGGGCTGATCTCCACGCCGCGGGCCTCGATGGCCTGCATCTCGCCTGCAAGATGGTCAAGGTCGATGACCATTCCCGTGCCCAGCACACAGGTGACGTCCGGGTGCAGGATGCCGGAGGGCAGCAGGTTCAGGATGAACTTACCCTTTTCGGTCACGACGGTATGGCCGGCGTTGTTGCCGCCCTGATAGCGGGCGACCACATCGGCGTTTTCGGCCAGCAGGTCGATGACGCGGCCCTTGCCCTCATCGCCCCAGTTGATTCCAGTAACAGCAGTCAGCATAAACTTCAATTTCCTTCTTTTCACATTTTGCGATGGCCTGCGGCAAAAGCTGTTGCGCTGCCGCAGGGCCTCATCCTTCGATTTTCCTCTTGCAATTTCCAGTCGCAATTGCTATTATACGAGCAGAGAAAGAATGTGTAAAAAGTATCCTGTGTATGGCAGCGATGTAATTTTTACATGAAAGGCGGAAAAGCATCATGTATGTGGACTGGGAATATTATAAGATCTTCTATTATGTGGCGAAGTATCAGAACTTTACCAAGGCGGCGCGGGTGCTGGGGAACAACCAGCCCAATATCACCCACTCGATGAACCGGCTGGAAAGTCAGCTGAACTGTGTGCTCTTCATCCGCTCCAACCGGGGCGTCACCCTGACACCGGAGGGCGAGATGCTCTATTCCCGCATTGCGTCGGCGGCGGTGCAGATTCAGGACGCCGAGGAGGAGCTGAGTGCCAGCGCCACGCTGGAGCACGGCGCGATCAGCATCAGCGCAACGGAAACGGCGCTGAACATCTATCTGTCCGAAAAACTGCGGGCCTTCCACACCGAATATCCCGGCATCCGGCTGCGCATCTCCAACCACTCCACCCCGCAGGCAGTGCAGGCCGTGAAGAACGGCGAGGTGGACTTTGCCGTCATCTCGACCCCCGCAGAGCTTGAGTCGGGGCTGAAAATGGTGGATTTGATGCCCTTTTACGAGGTTCTGGTGGGCGGCCGGACCTTCACCGCACTGGCAAGCCAGAACCTGACCCTGAAAGAACTGGTCAACTACCCCCTCATCTCCCTCAGCGACGAGAGCATGACCCGCAGCTTCTACCGGCAGTTCTTCCTTGACCACGATGCCGTCCTCCGGCCCGACACCGAGGCCGCCACCACCGACCAGATGCTGACCCTTGTAAAAAGCGAGCTGGGCCTTGCTTTCGTGCCGGAACCGATGGCAAAAGCTGCGCTGGAACGCGGCGAACTCGTCCAGCTGCACCTGCAGGAGATCATCCCCCAGCGCAGCATCTGCCTCGTCTACGACCACCACCGCCCGCTGAACACAGCAGCCCGGAAGTTCCAGCAGCTGCTGACCGAGCGGACCGCCCCGCCCAGAACGCAGAAATAACGCAAAAGACCAGAGCTGCAAAGCCTTTTCGGCCGAGCAGCTCTGGTCTTTTTGTCCGGGCTTACCCAGCCCCTCTGCTATAATTCGATCTTTTGTGCCGCCTTGGCGATGGCCCCCAGCAGGGCCACCAGCTTGCTTTCGTCCATCCGACCGCTGTTGTTGGTAAAGGCGTAGAAGCAGCCCTGCACGCAGAACGAAAGCAGGATGCCCCGGTTCAGGTCGGCCGCAAAGGTCGGGTCTGCCTCCTCGAACCGCTGGCGCAGGCCCTTTTCGATGCTGTTGGCGAAGATGCCCTGCCGGTTGCCCGAAAACAGGATATTCACGGCCCGCTGGTTCTGCACGAAGGCCTGAAACAGCTCCCTTGTCAGTGCATCGGTCTGATGCAGTGCCTCATCGTCATGGGTGTGGGGCACGCTGGCGAGGATCGACTCGACGAGCTTGTTTTCCAGCGCGTTCGCCAGCGCATAGATGTCCTCATAGTGGGCGTAGAACGTCGATTTGTTGATGCAGGCCAGCGCACACAGGTCCTTTATTTTGATCCGCTCCAGAGGGTTCTTCTCCCGCAGCTCCATGAATGCCTGTTCGATGGCCCGGTCGGTGCGCGCGATACGGATGTCCACAAAATCCACCTCTTCCGTGTTTTAGTTGATTATCCAACGGTTTTCGTCTTTCGTCGATGGACAAGCCCCCGTGGATTTTTTACAATGAAAGCAGTCCCTTATTCCTCTTTTTTATAGAGCAGCCCCTTGGCGTCCAGTGCCGCTTCGATGCGGTGGAACGCCTCCTCCGTGGGGCAGCTCAGGGTGTGCAGGTGCACACCTCCGGTCATCCGGCTCAGCAGGCACTCAGGCGTATCCGCCGCCTGCTGGATAAAGTGATCCACATCGTACCGGCTGGCGAGGTTGAGATTGCCGCGCAGCTCGCCGTAAAGCGGGTTCTCCACGGCCACATCCACCACGACGCCGCCCTGATCCACCACCGTATACAGCTCTTCCCGCATCTGGTCGGCGGTGCTGTGGACACAGGCGAGGATGCCCGTACAGCCCCGTGCCGCCGGGTGG is a genomic window containing:
- the pyrB gene encoding aspartate carbamoyltransferase: MAVRHFIEPNSFSLDEQLALLDLADRMEADPAPYAHLCDGRILATLFYEPSTRTRLSFESAMLRLGGKTLGFAGAQLSSASKGETVADTARVVSNYADVIAMRHPKEGAPLRASLYARVPVINAGDGGHAHPSQTMIDLMTIRQRKGRLDHLTVGFCGDLKFGRTVHSLTAALSQFEGNRFVFISPEELRIPQYVKDETLTPLHQTYKETADLEAELPHLDVLYMTRIQQERFFNEEDYLRLKGCYSLNAKLLELAPSDMPVLHPLPRIDEIKLDVDSDPRAAYFDQVHNGVYIRMAIILALLGIPDPVTGTKVLK
- a CDS encoding adenylosuccinate synthase; its protein translation is MLTAVTGINWGDEGKGRVIDLLAENADVVARYQGGNNAGHTVVTEKGKFILNLLPSGILHPDVTCVLGTGMVIDLDHLAGEMQAIEARGVEISPKNLKLSDKATISMPWHKVQDGLEEDRLAQKGSAFGSTRRGIAYAYSDKYRKKTLRLGDLLHLDEERTQNRLHMILDSKNMELAGCYHQEKMSYDALLSWCRAQAEQFAPYICDVGAFLQEAHDSGKRIVLEAQLGAMRDIDYGIFPFTSSSNTLAAYAPLGAGIPNCRLDHVVGVLKAYSTCVGAGPFAAENAMGEDWNEKLRKAGGEYGAATGRPRRVGPFDCVASRYGLACQGADKIALTKLDVLSSMKEIPVITGYRLDGVEVPRFDTLSDLDRMEPVVTMLPGWNRDISGCKSWDDLPKEAKGYVEFLEQQLGHAIQFISTGAEREKFVLKGEWL
- a CDS encoding LysR family transcriptional regulator → MYVDWEYYKIFYYVAKYQNFTKAARVLGNNQPNITHSMNRLESQLNCVLFIRSNRGVTLTPEGEMLYSRIASAAVQIQDAEEELSASATLEHGAISISATETALNIYLSEKLRAFHTEYPGIRLRISNHSTPQAVQAVKNGEVDFAVISTPAELESGLKMVDLMPFYEVLVGGRTFTALASQNLTLKELVNYPLISLSDESMTRSFYRQFFLDHDAVLRPDTEAATTDQMLTLVKSELGLAFVPEPMAKAALERGELVQLHLQEIIPQRSICLVYDHHRPLNTAARKFQQLLTERTAPPRTQK
- a CDS encoding TetR/AcrR family transcriptional regulator, which translates into the protein MDIRIARTDRAIEQAFMELREKNPLERIKIKDLCALACINKSTFYAHYEDIYALANALENKLVESILASVPHTHDDEALHQTDALTRELFQAFVQNQRAVNILFSGNRQGIFANSIEKGLRQRFEEADPTFAADLNRGILLSFCVQGCFYAFTNNSGRMDESKLVALLGAIAKAAQKIEL
- a CDS encoding transcription repressor NadR; the encoded protein is MNAAQRRKAILERLTEASAPLSASVLAGALGVSRQIVVGDVALLRAAGTQIDATPRGYQLHPAARGCTGILACVHSTADQMREELYTVVDQGGVVVDVAVENPLYGELRGNLNLASRYDVDHFIQQAADTPECLLSRMTGGVHLHTLSCPTEEAFHRIEAALDAKGLLYKKEE